One window of the Rosa rugosa chromosome 3, drRosRugo1.1, whole genome shotgun sequence genome contains the following:
- the LOC133737349 gene encoding uncharacterized protein LOC133737349: MTDHRKPKRYKNLLSWFTSGAPSSDSVDEIRSGSGSGSRNVTENSVNDVPLNPSPSIPLEECHNERIEREESFDVSSLQRDPGIRHPICKYPLNERDNIRRAYVVLGPYQPHLSFYPLSFDGGQGRKFNPKWFKEWSWLEYSAELDKAFCFPCFLFDSYPSHHPAFTEHGFQGWKNVMSKKSGIVYHMGGINSPHNIAMHKWESLRNPSKHIERVISTQSSQEVADNRLRLITTIESVRLLARQGCAFRGHDESVNSSNGGNFNAVVDSFGRMNMDVRRVLQNAPVRTKIREEVGDAKFCILVDEAVDVSNREQMAIILRFVDCDGFIRERFFKVLSVADTCSQTLKDEISTVHTQYDLQVENMRGQGYAGASNMRGEFNGLQALFREECPYAYYVHCFAHRLQLTLNAAAKGVHDIWEFFSTLSLIVNFVDSSAKRHSALRVIKEEEIADLVAAGALETGRGANQTCTLQRAGATRWGSHLHSISSLIKLFGATQTTLANLVANGPNKITDFLCQSLQKKAIDILNALNFLSITKSKLQDMREDGWDDLIMRVETFCCEHDIIMPDMSAPYKKSIRACEQNITNEHYYRVNILNAVIDFQLAELDSRFTDNSLELLILSATFDPRDNFRSFKCQDVCNLALRFYPQDFTSYDMLALDMECGYFLADIQKDPKFANTTTVSDLCRRLVESRKSAFFPMIYRLICLVLTLPVSTATTERAFSSMTIIKNKLRNKMEDEFFDDLMVLYIEKEFADSIDNDSVIAEFELSGSRRVQFS; the protein is encoded by the exons ATGACAGATCACCGGAAACCCAAGAGGTACAAAAATCTTTTGTCATGGTTTACAAGTGGTGCTCCATCAAGTGATAGTGTCGATGAGATTAGAAGTGGGAGTGGGAGTGGGAGTAGAAATGTGACTGAGAATTCTGTTAATGATGTCCCTTTAAACCCTTCTCCATCTATTCCACTAGAAGAGTGTCATAATgaaagaattgagagagaagaaagtttTGATGTTAGTTCTCTTCAACGTGATCCAGGAATAAGGCATCCAATTTGCAAGTACCCTTTGAATGAGCGTGACAATATTCGAAGAGCTTATGTGGTCTTAGGACCGTATCAACCTCACTTAAGTTTTTACCCATTATCATTTGACGGAGGTCAAGGTCGAAAATTTAATCCTAAGTGGTTCAAAGAATGGTCGTGGCTTGAGTATTCCGCAGAGTTGGACAAAGCATTTTGCTTCCCTTGTTTCTTGTTTGATAGTTACCCATCCCATCATCCAGCATTTACTGAGCATGGGTTTCAAGGTTGGAAGAATGTTATGTCAAAAAAATCTGGCATTGTCTATCACATGGGAGGCATAAATTCCCCACATAATATTGCCATGCACAAGTGGGAGTCACTAAGAAACCCATCTAAGCATATTGAAAGAGTGATTAGCACACAATCATCACAAGAAGTAGCAGACAACCGACTCCGGCTTATTACTACTATAGAGAGTGTAAGGTTGTTGGCACGCCAGGGTTGTGCTTTTAGAGGCCATGATGAATCGGTTAATTCATCCAATGGTGGCAATTTCAATGCGGTTGTGGATTCCTTTGGAAGAATGAATATGGATGTTCGCAGAGTCTTACAAAATGCTCCTG TTAGAACCAAGATTCGGGAGGAAGTGGGAGATGCCAAATTTTGTATCCTTGTAGATGAAGCTGTTGATGTATCTAATAGGGAACAAATGGCTATCATTCTTCGATTTGTTGATTGTGATGGGTTTATTAGAGAACGGTTTTTCAAAGTGCTTAGTGTGGCAGACACTTGTTCTCAAACTCTAAAAGATGAGATATCTACAGTCCATACTCAATATGATCTTCAAGTAGAAAATATGCGTGGGCAAGGATATGCTGGTGCTAGCAACATGCGGGGTGAATTTAATGGTTTGCAAGCTTTGTTTCGTGAAGAGTGTCCATATGCATATTATGTTCATTGTTTTGCTCATCGCTTACAATTGACTTTAAATGCTGCAGCTAAAGGAGTGCATGATATTTGGGAATTCTTTTCAACTCTAAGTTTGATTGTAAATTTTGTTGATTCTTCTGCAAAAAGACATTCAGCTTTGAGAGttatcaaagaagaagaaattgcagATTTAGTGGCTGCTGGAGCACTTGAGACTGGTAGAGGTGCTAATCAGACTTGCACTTTGCAACGAGCAGGGGCTACTCGTTGGGGTTCACATCTTCACTCtatttcaagtttgattaagttATTTGGAGCTACCCAAACAACTCTTGCAAATTTGGTTGCAAATGGACCAAATAAA ATTACTGATTTTCTTTGTCAGTCATTGCAAAAAAAAGCCATAGACATCTTGAATGCTCtcaattttctttcaataacaaaatcaaaacttcaagaTATGAGAGAAGATGGTTGGGATGATTTGATTATGAGGGTTGAAACATTTTGTTGTGAGCATGATATTATTATGCCAGATATGTCTGCTCCTTATAAGAAAAGTATAAGGGCTTGTGAACAAAATATTACAAATGAGCATTATTATCGGGTCAATATACTTAATGCTGTGATAGACTTTCAATTGGCAGAGTTGGATAGTAGATTTACAGATAATTCGTTGGAGCTCCTTATTCTTAGTGCTACATTTGATCCACGCGATAATTTTCGATCATTTAAATGTCAAGATGTTTGCAATCTTGCTTTGAGGTTTTATCCTCAAGATTTTACATCATATGATATGCTTGCTCTAGATATGGAGTGTGGGTATTTTCTAGCAGATATTCAGAAGGATCCAAAATTTGCCAACACAACTACTGTGTCTGATTTGTGTCGGCGGTTAGTTGAATCAAGAAAGTCAGCATTCTTTCCTATGATTTATAGATTGATTTGTCTTGTGCTGACTCTGCCAGTTTCTACAGCAACAACAGAGAGAGCATTTTCATCTATGACCATCATAAAAAACAAACTTCGAAATAAGATGGAAGATGAGttttttgatgatttgatggtTCTCTACATCGAAAAAGAATTTGCCGATAGCATTGATAATGATTCTGTGATTGCTGAGTTTGAACTCAGTGGGTCTAGGAGGGTACAATTTAGTTAG
- the LOC133737351 gene encoding uncharacterized protein LOC133737351, whose translation MAFGKRKPSRQEPIFEENYEGDVGEHEDNNIVEETQASNTESTDQSSSRNSHEQAQESQEIPMNSDIKPLLNEVIIASGAQGKNSGGTKTWTCKHCNIQFKSSYTRIHYHFFGNLPGKKSEIRRCQSLINNREEYERVRRMVMEAEKKGVSSSLKSSTILRQQPQKSTAGALDDMFKIMDKNSVDMKVMRGLCANGIPFNVLRNPQFHEMISAINHAPQGYKAPSSEKARTTLLDECKRSLEKELAPVKDTWFTHGVSIVSDGWSNMKHEPLINIIAANSRGALFLYAQDFSGIQKTGEVIADFMLTAIEDVGSSNVLQIVTDNAKNCESAGREIEKVHKHIFWSPCVVHTLNLIFKDLAKEFDWFRQIYNIGKAIVKFFLNHSHALAMFRSHSKLELLKVAKTRFASHYILLKRLIDCKEALASTVILQKWKDWVKTLDPEKRKLGENITQAVLADNFWDDVLAIVNITKPIYFLIKYCDGDGQKMGEIYERMDNMLGEIREVMSSGPHSNYLPQVEKIVLQRWQKMNYPIHCVGYALTPRFYDRAYLSKKAPGGFTRKSPNQDIEVITSLMEAFDKISEDREEAEVLRQQYAIFHQRKGIFATQAVQTDAVTMDAIDWWSTYGSQVPELAEVAQKVLAQPVSSSSAERNWSTYSYIHNVKRNRLNAERADKLVFIHSNIRLLSRFSEGYNNGTYKRWDINPESTEVDDSPMRLEDLRWRMLDRDYVDEEESSRTKSTSSRPVPPILNAQPIRPGTHQTDISRFAKARDSSGT comes from the exons ATGGCgtttggaaaaagaaaaccatcCCGTCAAGAACCAATTTTTGAAGAAAATTATGAAGGTGATGTCGGCGAGCATGAAGACAATAATATTGTTGAAGAAACTCAAGCAAGTAATACAGAGTCTACAGACCAATCATCGAGTAGAAACAGCCACGAACAAGCTCAAGAATCTCAAGAAATTCCAATGAATTCTGACATAAAGCCATTACTCAATGAAGTTATTATCGCCAGTGGAGCGCAAGGAAAAAATTCAGGTGGAACAAAGACATGGACCTGCAAACATTGTAATATTCAGTTTAAGAGTTCATATACTCGCATTCACTACCACTTTTTTGGTAATCTCCCTGGAAAAAAATCAGAGATTCGTCGATGTCAATCATTGATTAATAATCGGGAGGAATATGAGAGGGTTCGCAGAATGGTTATGGAAGCTGAAAAAAAAGGAGTTTCTTCATCTTTGAAAAGCTCAACAATCTTGAGGCAACAACCGCAAAAATCCACCGCAGGTGCTCTTGATGACATGTTCAAGATTATGGACAAAAATAGTGTTGATATGAAGGTGATGAGAGGATTGTGCGCTAATGGAATTCCGTTTAATGTGTTAAGAAATCCCCAATTTCATGAGATGATTTCAGCTATAAATCATGCACCCCAGGGTTATAAGGCTCCATCTTCTGAAAAAGCAAGAACTACTTTGCTTGATGAGTGTAAACGAAGTCTGGAAAAAGAATTAGCTCCTGTTAAAGATACATGGTTTACTCACGGTGTTTCAATTGTTTCAGATGGATGGTCTAACATGAAGCATGAGCCACTTATCAACATTATTGCTGCAAATAGTAGAGGAGCGTTGTTTCTTTATGCTCAAGATTTTTCTGGGATACAAAAAACTGGTGAAGTGATTGCTGACTTTATGCTTACTGCAATTGAAGATGTGGGATCGTCAAATGTCCTCCAGATAGTCACTGACAATGCAAAAAACTGTGAATCTGCTGGGAGAGAGATTGAAAAGGTACATaaacatatcttttggtctccCTGTGTTGTTCATACCTTGAATCTTATTTTTAAAGATTTGGCAAAAGAGTTTGACTGGTTTCGGCAAATTTATAATATTGGAAAAGCTATTGTTAAGTTCTTTTTGAACCATTCACATGCTTTGGCCATGTTCAGAAGTCATTCAAAATTGGAGTTATTGAAAGTTGCAAAAACTAGATTTGCATCGCATTATATCTTGTTGAAGCGACTTATTGATTGCAAAGAAGCACTAGCAAGTACGGTAATTCTTCAAAAATGGAAAGATTGGGTGAAGACTTTAGACCCCGAGAAAAGAAAACTTGGGGAGAATATAACACAAGCTGTGTTGGCAGACAACTTTTGGGATGATGTGTTGGCTATAGTGAATATCACAAAGccaatatattttttaattaaatattgTGATGGTGATGGTCAAAAGATGGGTGAAATTTATGAAAGGATGGACAATATGCTTGGAGAAATAAGAGAAGTTATGAGTTCTGGGCCGCACTCTAATTATCTTCCACAAGTCGAAAAGATTGTGCTCCAAAGGTGGCAAAAAATGAATTACCCTATCCATTGTGTTGGATATGCCCTGACGCCAAGATTTTATGATAGAGCATATCTCAGTAAAAAAGCACCAGGAGGATTCACTCGAAAGAGCCCTAATCAAGATATAGAAGTGATTACAAGCCTCATGGAAGCATTTGATAAGATATCAGAAGATCGAGAAGAAGCAGAGGTATTACGTCAACAATATGCTATTTTTCATCAGCGAAAAGGTATTTTTGCTACACAAGCTGTCCAGACAGATGCTGTAACTATGGATGCCATTGATTGGTGGTCAACGTATGGTTCACAAGTTCCAGAATTAGCAGAAGTTGCACAAAAG GTACTAGCTCAACCAGTATCAAGTTCATCTGCTGAAAGGAATTGGAGTACGTATTCATACATTCACAATGTCAAGAGAAATAGGCTGAATGCTGAAAGAGCTGATAAATTAGTTTTTATTCATTCAAATATTCGTCTGCTTTCACGTTTCTCCGAAGGTTATAATAATGGAACTTATAAGAGATGGGACATTAATCCGGAATCAACGGAAGTAGATGATTCACCAATGAGATTGGAGGACTTGCGATGGAGAATGTTAGACAGAGACTATGTTGATGAGGAAGAATCATCGCGTACCAAGAGTACTTCAAGCAGACCTGTTCCACCCATTCTCAATGCACAACCGATTCGGCCAGGAACACATCAAACTGATATATCCAGATTTGCAAAAGCAAGAGACTCAAGCGGCACTTAG